A single region of the Lysinibacillus sp. B2A1 genome encodes:
- a CDS encoding RNA polymerase sigma factor SigY: MDEKDLIRKAKKGDTLALSKLLQQNYSFLVKYLMKVTLHPQIAEDLTQETMMKCIEKIQLYNGESKFSSWLITIATNLFIDQQRRKKREKNWLEQEQALRKMKWNAANMNEEWTDVLDVLAQINEEIRMPIVLKHYYGYSYEEIGKMMGIAEGTVKSRVSNGLKNVRKELAELEGV; the protein is encoded by the coding sequence ATGGATGAAAAGGATTTAATTCGAAAGGCGAAAAAAGGGGATACATTGGCTCTTTCGAAACTGCTACAACAGAATTATTCGTTCCTCGTAAAGTATTTAATGAAAGTTACCCTTCATCCACAAATCGCAGAAGATTTAACACAAGAGACGATGATGAAGTGTATTGAAAAAATCCAACTGTATAATGGTGAATCCAAGTTTTCCTCATGGCTCATCACAATCGCAACGAACCTTTTTATCGATCAACAGCGTAGAAAGAAGCGGGAGAAAAACTGGCTAGAGCAGGAACAAGCGCTCCGAAAAATGAAATGGAATGCAGCCAATATGAACGAAGAATGGACTGATGTACTTGATGTACTTGCTCAGATTAATGAAGAAATACGTATGCCAATCGTATTAAAGCATTATTACGGATATTCATATGAGGAAATTGGAAAAATGATGGGTATTGCAGAAGGAACAGTAAAATCTCGAGTTTCAAATGGTCTAAAAAATGTACGAAAGGAGTTGGCTGAACTTGAAGGAGTATGA